A portion of the Staphylococcus felis genome contains these proteins:
- the sroA gene encoding sigS mRNA-stabilizing protein SroA, protein MTTTNLSLILTQTTITSGGKKTKTSRRFSQLNPNASNESLIRFAKAIEILTGEQYDSIEVVKTELIG, encoded by the coding sequence CAAATTTATCACTTATTCTGACGCAAACTACAATTACATCTGGAGGTAAAAAAACAAAAACATCAAGACGCTTTAGTCAACTTAACCCTAACGCTTCGAATGAATCCCTCATACGCTTTGCTAAAGCCATTGAAATTTTGACTGGGGAACAATACGATTCAATTGAAGTTGTAAAAACTGAACTTATTGGATAA
- a CDS encoding DUF2922 domain-containing protein: MNTKTLEITFETETQKPFKLTIPNLSTAITKELVATQAQHIINTRVLSVSGRVIKQAKSAKMIDKAITVLELTP, from the coding sequence ATGAATACTAAAACATTAGAAATCACTTTCGAAACTGAAACACAAAAGCCATTCAAACTGACTATTCCAAATCTATCAACTGCAATTACAAAAGAATTAGTCGCTACACAAGCTCAACACATTATCAACACTCGTGTCCTATCCGTATCAGGTCGTGTCATCAAACAAGCTAAATCTGCAAAAATGATTGATAAAGCAATTACCGTTCTTGAATTAACCCCTTAA
- a CDS encoding DMT family transporter, whose protein sequence is MLLLLLGLGLCAGFAVPIQTAINSKLSLYTRSPFYAATISFGTGTIGLLLINIVFYPQLFNVIFSSQIQYTWFLGGMMGVIFLSGNLLLLPRIGASLTVVTTVSGQIAMSVVIDTLGLFNVSYQPFSTLKGIGLLLLFLGVVLMNLNRQSLLDKQRSSRTTFWLCIGVILGCAPPIQTAINTQLSQNIHSPLFASFISFLVGTLVLIIITSIIHRNFRIYVYHDIHGPIRWWHFIGGMLGVIFVTANIILTPHLGVAYTIIIVMIGQIIMGLIIDHFGLLGLPSIKISHQRLLGFALIIVAIIMIQLS, encoded by the coding sequence ATGTTGCTTTTATTATTAGGGCTTGGATTATGTGCGGGATTTGCTGTGCCTATACAAACCGCTATCAATTCAAAACTCAGCTTATATACCCGGTCACCGTTTTATGCTGCCACTATTTCGTTTGGTACAGGTACGATTGGGCTATTATTAATAAATATTGTCTTTTATCCGCAACTGTTTAATGTCATTTTTTCTTCTCAAATCCAGTACACTTGGTTTTTAGGCGGGATGATGGGTGTAATCTTTTTATCAGGTAACCTATTACTTCTCCCCCGCATTGGAGCATCATTAACAGTTGTAACAACCGTATCAGGACAAATTGCTATGAGCGTTGTGATAGATACTTTAGGTTTGTTCAATGTCTCATATCAACCCTTTTCTACCTTGAAGGGTATTGGTTTGTTACTTTTATTTTTAGGTGTCGTATTAATGAATCTCAATCGACAATCCTTATTAGACAAACAGCGATCATCACGCACGACGTTTTGGTTATGTATTGGTGTCATTTTAGGATGTGCTCCTCCAATTCAAACAGCTATTAATACACAACTGAGTCAAAATATCCATTCACCTTTATTTGCATCGTTTATCTCTTTCTTAGTAGGAACGCTTGTACTCATTATCATTACATCTATAATTCATCGAAATTTCCGTATCTATGTGTATCATGATATACACGGTCCCATACGTTGGTGGCATTTTATCGGTGGAATGTTAGGCGTTATTTTTGTAACTGCTAATATTATACTGACACCTCATTTAGGCGTTGCATACACGATTATCATTGTCATGATTGGCCAAATCATTATGGGACTGATCATTGACCATTTCGGATTATTAGGATTGCCTTCTATTAAGATTAGTCATCAGCGCTTACTGGGATTTGCCTTAATTATCGTAGCGATTATCATGATTCAACTTAGCTGA